The Vibrio ishigakensis genome has a window encoding:
- a CDS encoding helix-turn-helix domain-containing protein — protein MTDTVFKTQIASHLKACRKERKLSLDATSKLTGVSKAMLGQIEREESSPTIATLWKISSGLDISFSAFFAHQPELQSSESVFPDDAKMKVKTLFPYKADTGMEMFEISLIDRHQQMSTAHSVGVIEHIHVLEGELNLFFDNEWHLFKKGETVRFFADQPHGYEALSEKTVFQDIICYPK, from the coding sequence ATGACAGATACAGTTTTTAAGACTCAGATAGCCAGTCACCTAAAGGCGTGCCGTAAAGAAAGAAAGCTCAGCCTAGATGCCACCTCAAAATTAACTGGGGTTTCGAAGGCCATGCTAGGCCAGATAGAGCGTGAGGAATCAAGCCCCACCATCGCAACGCTGTGGAAGATCTCCAGTGGATTAGATATTTCGTTTTCAGCCTTTTTTGCCCATCAACCTGAGCTTCAATCCAGTGAGAGTGTTTTTCCCGATGACGCCAAGATGAAAGTCAAAACCTTGTTCCCGTATAAAGCGGACACAGGTATGGAGATGTTTGAGATAAGCCTTATCGATAGACATCAACAGATGTCGACGGCGCACTCAGTGGGTGTGATTGAGCACATTCACGTACTTGAGGGAGAGCTGAATCTTTTCTTCGACAACGAGTGGCATCTGTTCAAAAAGGGAGAGACGGTTCGATTCTTCGCAGACCAGCCTCATGGCTATGAAGCGCTTTCAGAAAAGACCGTCTTTCAAGATATTATTTGTTATCCAAAATAG
- a CDS encoding benzoate/H(+) symporter BenE family transporter, with amino-acid sequence MSQRINLGHLSAGFTSILIGYTAAVIIIVQAANNLGATETQLESWLLALGLAMGICSIALSWYYKLPILAAWSTPGAVLIASDGHGYGLSVAVGAFIVSGFLLMLTAFVKPISRALAQIPSQLGTAMLGAILLPFCMGAFETLPSSPWLFFIMLVTFFVAKQFASKYAMVVLLAVALVCATYMGSFNGVDLSLRLASPEWVTPEFDLHAILNLALPLYIVTMLSQNLPGFAMMKSFGYEPPVKATLATTGTANILFAPIGGFAINLAAITAAICMNEEVDKDTSQRYKASIWAGVFYLIAGLFATSVVSLFLAFPKELTHLLAGFALLGTLMMCLQTAFAEEGYREAALLTFLVTLSGANFLGISSTLWGLMIGMVYLKLFTQKKVKDNHENQAVTS; translated from the coding sequence ATGAGTCAGAGAATCAATCTTGGGCACCTCTCTGCCGGCTTCACCTCAATCCTAATCGGCTATACCGCCGCGGTGATCATCATAGTACAGGCCGCCAACAATTTAGGTGCTACTGAAACTCAATTAGAAAGCTGGTTATTAGCCCTTGGCTTAGCCATGGGTATCTGCTCAATCGCTCTGTCTTGGTACTACAAGCTGCCAATTCTAGCTGCATGGTCAACGCCAGGCGCGGTGCTGATCGCAAGCGATGGACACGGTTATGGCCTTTCCGTTGCGGTGGGAGCATTTATCGTCTCTGGGTTTCTGCTAATGTTGACTGCATTTGTCAAACCCATCAGCCGAGCCCTAGCACAAATTCCTTCACAGCTGGGCACCGCCATGTTGGGCGCAATACTACTTCCATTTTGCATGGGCGCATTTGAGACCTTGCCAAGCAGCCCGTGGCTGTTCTTTATTATGCTGGTGACCTTTTTTGTGGCTAAGCAATTTGCATCAAAATACGCCATGGTCGTTCTTCTGGCGGTCGCCTTGGTCTGTGCCACATATATGGGCAGTTTCAATGGTGTAGATTTAAGCCTAAGACTGGCAAGCCCTGAATGGGTAACGCCAGAGTTTGATCTGCACGCCATCCTAAACCTTGCCCTTCCTCTGTATATCGTGACCATGCTTTCGCAAAACCTACCTGGCTTTGCCATGATGAAAAGCTTTGGCTATGAGCCGCCAGTAAAGGCAACCCTAGCCACTACGGGAACGGCTAATATTCTGTTCGCTCCAATCGGTGGATTTGCCATTAATCTGGCTGCTATTACCGCTGCTATCTGCATGAATGAAGAGGTAGATAAAGACACCTCTCAGCGCTACAAGGCGAGTATCTGGGCTGGGGTTTTCTATCTTATTGCGGGACTGTTTGCCACCTCAGTAGTGAGTCTTTTTTTGGCCTTTCCAAAAGAGCTTACTCATTTACTCGCCGGCTTTGCTCTGCTTGGCACCTTGATGATGTGTCTGCAGACCGCATTTGCTGAAGAAGGCTACCGAGAAGCAGCTCTACTTACCTTCTTAGTTACTTTATCTGGTGCAAATTTTTTAGGAATCAGCTCTACCCTTTGGGGACTGATGATAGGTATGGTATATCTAAAGCTGTTCACTCAGAAAAAGGTCAAGGATAACCATGAAAATCAGGCTGTTACATCCTAG
- a CDS encoding GNAT family N-acetyltransferase, with the protein MPYQPIFELTHNHTLELLALYRKQWWSTSRTLEQTQLCIENSTLCVGIVNEEQQLIGFARVLSDKVFKALIFDVIVDSDYQGQGISTLNLDCIKTHPSLARVQHFELYCLPDMFDFYRKQGFSDEVSGVKLMRLTNPILDNK; encoded by the coding sequence ATGCCCTATCAGCCGATATTTGAATTAACGCACAATCACACCCTTGAACTGCTTGCCCTCTATCGCAAGCAGTGGTGGTCGACGAGTCGCACCCTAGAACAAACTCAACTCTGCATTGAAAACTCAACCCTTTGTGTAGGCATAGTGAACGAAGAGCAACAGCTGATTGGCTTTGCTCGTGTTCTATCAGACAAGGTGTTTAAGGCGCTAATCTTCGATGTAATCGTAGATAGTGACTATCAAGGACAGGGGATCAGCACTCTTAATTTGGACTGCATCAAAACGCACCCAAGCCTTGCCAGAGTGCAGCACTTTGAACTCTACTGCTTACCCGATATGTTCGATTTCTACCGCAAACAGGGTTTTAGTGATGAAGTCTCCGGTGTAAAACTAATGCGCCTGACCAATCCTATTTTGGATAACAAATAA